In Eulemur rufifrons isolate Redbay chromosome 29, OSU_ERuf_1, whole genome shotgun sequence, one DNA window encodes the following:
- the NXPH1 gene encoding neurexophilin-1, with the protein MQPACWYVLLLLQPAVYLVTCANLTNGGKSELLKSGSSKSTLKHIWTESSKDLSISRLLSQTFRGKENDTDLDLRYDTPEPYSEQDLWDWLRNSTDLQEPRPRAKRRPIVKTGKFKKMFGWGDFHSNIKTVKLNLLITGKIVDHGNGTFSVYFRHNSTGQGNVSVSLVPPTKIVEFDLAQQTVIDAKDSKSFNCRIEYEKVDKATKNTLCNYDPSKTCYQEQTQSHVSWLCSKPFKVICIYISFYSTDYKLVQKVCPDYNYHSDTPYFPSG; encoded by the coding sequence GTCACATGTGCCAATTTAACAAATGGTGGAAAATCAGAACTTCTGAAATCAGGAAGCAGCAAATCCACACTAAAGCATATATGGACAGAAAGCAGCAAAGACTTGTCTATCAGCCGGCTCCTGTCACAGACTTTTCGTGGCAAAGAAAATGATACAGATTTGGATCTGAGATATGACACCCCAGAACCTTATTCTGAGCAAGACCTCTGGGACTGGCTGAGGAACTCCACAGACCTTCAAGAGCCTCGGCCCAGGGCCAAGAGAAGGCCCATTGTTAAGACGGGCAAGTTTAAGAAAATGTTTGGATGGGGTGATTTTCATTCCAACATCAAAACAGTGAAGCTAAATCTGTTGATAACTGGGAAAATTGTAGATCATGGCAATGGGACATTTAGTGTTTATTTCAGGCATAATTCCACTGGTCAAGGGAATGTATCTGTCAGCTTGGTGCCCCCTACAAAAATCGTGGAATTCGACTTGGCACAACAAACCGTGATTGATGCCAAAGATTCCAAGTCTTTTAATTGTCGCATTGAATATGAAAAGGTTGACAAGGCTACCAAGAACACTCTCTGCAACTATGACCCTTCAAAAACCTGTTACCAGGAGCAGACCCAAAGTCATGTATCCTGGCTCTGCTCCAAGCCCTTTAAGGTGATCTgtatttacatttccttttataGTACAGATTATAAACTAGTACAGAAAGTGTGCCCCGACTACAACTATCACAGCGACACACCTTACTTCCCCTCGGGATGA